A genome region from Megalobrama amblycephala isolate DHTTF-2021 linkage group LG16, ASM1881202v1, whole genome shotgun sequence includes the following:
- the gpr171 gene encoding probable G-protein coupled receptor 171, whose amino-acid sequence MGSPNTSICVINDNMVPFATIYILIFLIGVATSMVALWAFITSRSAKKCINVYFINLLTSDFLLMLALPVKIAKDLGNNSKSLTIFHCQVSAPLIYINLYASIIFLAFVSVQRYLQITRSSKLLRLQEVGFAILMSSVVWFLVLFINVPNMAIPIKENIEDKVGLTCSDLKDDLGKHWHALSVFLGMAIFFNASVAVLLSNGLVLKQLWGRRECDPEEQASARHAFINIALVSLAYVVCFVPYHAVRMPYTFTQIQETKCTLRKNLFLAKESTLLLAILHLCFDPVLYFVICRAFRHQITKAFSNKSAVPNADPE is encoded by the coding sequence ATGGGGAGTCCAAATACAAGCATCTGCGTGATCAACGACAACATGGTGCCCTTCGCCACAATCTACATCCTCATCTTCCTGATTGGAGTGGCTACCAGCATGGTGGCACTGTGGGCCTTCATAACCAGCCGAAGTGCTAAAAAGTGCATTAATGTTTACTTCATCAATCTTCTGACGTCCGACTTCCTCCTTATGCTGGCGTTACCCGTCAAGATTGCTAAAGATCTGGGCAACAATTCGAAGAGTTTGACCATCTTTCATTGCCAAGTGAGCGCACCACTCATCTACATCAATTTGTACGCGTCCATTATCTTTCTAGCTTTCGTTAGCGTTCAGCGCTACCTCCAGATCACTCGCAGCTCCAAACTGCTGCGTCTGCAGGAGGTGGGATTTGCGATTCTGATGTCATCGGTGGTCTGGTTCCTCGTGCTCTTCATCAATGTGCCCAACATGGCCATCCCCATCAAAGAAAACATCGAAGACAAAGTTGGGCTAACATGTTCTGACTTAAAAGATGATTTGGGCAAGCACTGGCACGCATTGTCTGTATTTCTGGGCATGGCTATCTTCTTCAATGCCTCAGTAGCTGTGCTTTTGTCCAATGGCCTGGTCTTGAAGCAGCTTTGGGGTCGCCGTGAATGCGACCCTGAGGAACAGGCTAGTGCCCGACATGCCTTCATAAACATTGCGTTGGTGAGCTTGGCTTACGTGGTGTGCTTTGTGCCGTACCATGCCGTGCGTATGCCGTACACTTTTACGCAGATACAGGAAACCAAATGCACGCTGAGGAAAAATCtctttctggccaaagagtctACTCTACTTCTTGCCATCCTGCACCTGTGCTTTGATCCTGTGCTGTACTTTGTCATCTGCCGTGCATTCAGGCATCAGATCACGAAGGCCTTCTCAAACAAAAGCGCTGTTCCAAATGCAGATCCAGAGTGA